Proteins from one Desmodus rotundus isolate HL8 chromosome 9, HLdesRot8A.1, whole genome shotgun sequence genomic window:
- the CPSF4L gene encoding putative cleavage and polyadenylation specificity factor subunit 4-like protein produces the protein MEEVIAGLQRFTFTLEKDVEMQKGIGLLPFQGMDKSGSAVCNFFAKGLCEKGKLCPFRHDRGMKMVVCKHWLRGLCKKGDQCKFLHQYDVTRMPECYFFSKFGECSNKECHFLHTNTAFKTQDCPWYDQGFCKDGPLCKYRHVHKTMCINYLAGFCPEGPKCQYAHSTGHGGQHLQPLPGDLASPLSQQTGCLSLP, from the exons ATGGAAGAGGTCATTGCCGGGCTGCAGAGGTTCACCTTCACCTTGGAAAAGGATGTAGAGATGCAAAAGGGCATTGGACTCCTGCCTTTCCAGGGCATGGACA AGTCGGGCTCAGCTGTGTGCAACTTCTTCGCTAAAGGGCTCTGTGAGAAAG GGAAGCTGTGCCCATTCCGGCATGACCGTGGGATGAAGATGGTAGTGTGTAAGCACTGGCTTCGTGGGCTGTGCAAGAAGGGCGACCAGTGCAAGTTTCTGCACCAGTACGATGTCACCAGGATGCCCGAGTGTTACTTCTTCTCCAAGTTCG GTGAGTGCAGCAACAAGGAATGTCACTTTCTTCACACGAACACAGCTTTCAAGACCCAGGACTGTCCTTGGTATGACCAAGGTTTCTGCAAAGATG GTCCCCTGTGTAAATACCGCCATGTCCATAAGACAATGTGTATTAACTACTTAGCTGGCTTCTGCCCCGAGGGACCCAAGTGCCAATATGCACA TTCAACAGGCCACGGGGGTCAGCACCTCCAGCCTCTACCTGGGGACCTCGCAAGCCCCCTCTCCCAACAgactggctgcctctctctgccctga
- the MTNAP1 gene encoding mitochondrial nucleoid-associated protein 1, translating to MEVCPYCKKPFKRLKSHLPYCKMIQSTIPADQNVCQAKQATLPRAKKMKSPVKDLIKTNGKELGTKSEKRNTQLIRDKPEQTVESFPLLAVGLEKASNTKAGKDIKKQIQLSLKMLNPEPKDLFKGETKAQFCVSKTTLPKRGLAKDLSKSQESRSNPSETKASLPFGPMEPSSNQDRKYSSALSNDVQTTSADRNLDKIDPSRQKYLVKLLEMPTGDYHSSPMNLNDGDKRVRTSRSSDERGSKARGHLSVRDSENEDKNMESQSLGFKVSPLGKIQLKENPGKGFHLGVEAHGSQGHAEKSVSATEMQECSSMSDDSKNFSTDESAAEKKFQDEGPSLNPFTTRETTCNEFLPISQSCNQSLASLAIKFLQEEKTEAFDHDQVPDVKALTESEEQASMVPKSGLGPPASHPECWQSLPPPKHYTSKSLFTRRMDIVDRKTLPSSLGLEWFPELYPGYLGLGVLPGKPQDWNSVAQRPQPISPEGERLSQVPLLERRSTALWSREPPTRPATSSVSLMRLLGAVQKGWIKCSTSVKSGVGGVTMLFTGYFILCCSWSFRHLKLPRWR from the exons ATGGAAGTGTGTCCTTATTGTAAGAAGCCATTTAAACGATTAAAGTCCCACCTGCCATATTGTAAGATGATACAGTCAACGATACCTGCTGACCAAAATGTTTGTCAGGCCAAGCAGGCTACACTCCCACgtgccaaaaaaatgaaaagtccaGTCAAAGACTTAATTAAAACAAACGGGAAAGAGTTGGGGACAAAGAGTGAGAAAAGAAATACTCAGTTGATAAGGGACAAACCAGAACAGACGGTTGAGTCCTTTCCACTACTAGCTGTTGGTTTGGAAAAAGCAAGTAATACCAAGGCAGGTAAAGACATCAAGAAGCAAATTCAACTCTCCCTCAAAATGTTAAATCCTGAACCAAAGGATTTGTTCAAGGGAGAAACAAAGGCTCAGTTTTGTGTATCAAAGACCACTCTTCCTAAAAGAGGACTTGCCAAAGATTTGTCTAAATCACAGGAAAGTAGAAGTAATCCTTCAGAAACTAAAGCATCTTTACCTTTTGGCCCAATGGAACCTTCGTCAAATCAAGACAGAAAATATTCTTCAGCCTTATCTAATGATGTACAAACCACTTCTGCTGATAGAAACTTGGACAAAATTGATCCCTCAAGACAGAAGTATCTAGTAAAATTACTAGAAATGCCTACTGGAGATTATCATAGTTCTCCCATGAATCTCAATGATGGCGATAAAAGAGTAAGAACGTCACGTTCAAGTGATGAAAGAGGTTCCAAGGCCAGGGGCCACCTTTCGGTTAGAGACTCTGAGAATGAGGACAAGAACATGGAATCACAAAGTTTAGGTTTTAAAGTTAGCCCATTAGGTAAAATCCAACTCAAGGAGAACCCAGGAAAAGGATTTCACCTGGGAGTAGAGGCACATGGGAGCCAAGGACATGCAGAGAAAAGCGTATCTGCTACAGAAATGCAGGAATGCTCTTCCATGAGCGATGACTCTAAGAACTTCAGCACAGATGAGTCAGCTGCAGAGAAGAAATTTCAAGATGAGGGTCCCAGTTTAAATCCATTCACAACAAGGGAGACGACTTGCAATGAGTTTCTTCCTATATCACAGTCATGTAATCAAAGTCTTGCCTCTCTGGCCATAAAATTTCTTcaagaagagaagacagaagccTTTGATCATGATCAAGTCCCTGATGTAAAGGCACTGACCGAGAGTGAGGAGCAAGCTTCCATGGTGCCCAAGTCTGGCCTTGGGCCGCCTGCCTCACACCCTGAGTGCTGGCAGTCTTTACCTCCACCTAAGCATTATACTTCTAAAAGCCTCTTCACCAGGCGGATGGATATTGTCGACAGGAAGACCCTTCCAAGCTCCCTGGGGCTGGAGTGGTTTCCAGAGCTCTATCCTGGTTATCTTGGACTAGGGGTGTTACCAGGGAAGCCTCAGGATTGGAATTCAGTGGCCCAGAGGCCTCAGCCCATCAGTCCAGAGGGGGAAAGACTGTCACAAG TTCCCCTGCTGGAAAGAAGGTCAACTGCTCTGTGGAGTAGGGAACCCCCGACCAGGCCTGCCACCTCCAGCGTCTCTCTGATGAGGCTCTTGGGAGCTGTGCAGAAAG GCTGGATCAAGTGCAGCACCTCGGTGAAGAGTGGAGTTGGTGGCGTCACGATGCTCTTTACTGGATACTTCATTCTCTGTTGTAGCTGGAGTTTCAGGCATCTGA AGCTGCCTCGCTGGCGTTAG